ACGTCCGCACCGACCTGACGAGCAGCGTACCGTAGCCCCTGGCACACGGGGTACGCCAGCACGATGCCGACCAACCCGACCCAGAACGACTGGCCCAGCACCATCAGCGAGATCCGCCACCGCGGAATTCCGAGTGCCAGCAAAATGGCGAACTCACGAGCGCTGGCCGTGGTAGCGGAATAGAGCGTCTGAGCGGTAATCACGGCCCCCACGAACAGACCGAGCAGGGCGGCGTAGCCGATGGCAATACCGGCCTTCGTGCGCCGGAGCCAGTACCACCGCGAGCGCAGCGAGAAGTCCTCGGCGGTATACGCTCCCATCTCGGTGCCGTACTGGTTCTGAAGTTCGGACGCTACCTTTTTGGCCTGCTGGGGCGATTCACACTTCGCCAGCAGGTACGTCACGTGCTCCGCGGGCATGATGAACCCGAGCAGGTGCCGGGCGGTGTGCGTGCTGCACAGTACCCACGGCGCCGCGAGGCTCTTAAGCCCGCGCACGGTACCGACTAACTTCACTTCCTTGCCGTTGATCTTGGCCTTGCCGTCGGGGGTATCTAACTTAAGGCGCTCCACATCGGACTGGTCGACGATGATGCTGTTCGGCTCGGTCAGGGCGTCCCGTTGTTCGCGGCTGAGGACCACCGGCGATCCGACCGCCCCCTCATCAAGGTTGCTCCCCAGGAGGTAACACAACTCGGTCCCGCCGACCGGCTTGGTGAAGTTCGCGAAGTGGGCGATGTAGAGTTCGACGTCGGTCACCCCGGGCATCCCCGCGACACGCGACACGTAGGACGTGGGAATCGGTTTCCCCAAGTCCACGCTCGGCACCTCCGTGGAGCCGACCCACAGGTCCGCGGTGGTGTTGTCCACGGGGATCGAGGTGATCTTGAACAGGCCCAGCAGCAATCCGCACTGGAGCGCGATGAGCACCGCCGAGAACGTGACCGCCAGCACGCCGGAGGCGTACCGCGAGCGCTCGTGCCAGAGTGTTTGAAGGGCATAGGACATAGGTCGAACGCCGTAAGGTCCACGTCACAAGGTCGGAAGTAATCGGGCTACCGGTCGCCACACGAGGCGGCTTACGGCTTCGCGACTTTCGATTCCAAAGAGCACAACTGTCCGTCCAGGTAGAGGTGGTGCCACAACTGCGTGGCGAGCACCCCAGTGAGCCCCATCTCGACGCTGGTGCGTGCGAACCCGCCTCCGGGTTTCGCGAGCTTTTGCCGGGCGCTTTCGACCGCGTTGGGGTCGAAGTACCCGGCCTTGCGGATCGACTCCGGCGAGAGCACTTGATCGATCCACGACTCCCCCGGGCGCGCGTCCGGCCCGCGGCCCGCACCGCCCGTGTCCGCCCAACTGTCCATCGGGGCGCGGAACATCTTCTTCCGCCGCCACGCGATCTCCTTGGGCAGCCAGCGCTCCGCGACCTTGCGCTCGATGTACTTGTCGTTCATCACCCCGCGGAGCTTCCAGCGCGGGTGGATTTTCGCCATGTACGCGATCACGTCTTCATCCAGGAAGGCGTACCGCGTTTCGACAGACGAGTGCATCGCGATCCGGTCGCCCTTGCTCGCGAGCAGGTGACCGGGCAGCATCACGCGCCCGCCGAAGTACATTTGCCGGTTGAACGGGTGCCACCGGTACAGGTCGGGTGAGATCTCCAGGTCTTCGAGCGGCGAGCGAGCCAGGAGCGTGTCGCGCGCGGCCCCGGTGAAGAACCGGAGCTTGTTCGTACTGACGAGGCCGTACACGTCGAGCCAGCCGTTCGAGCCGCCCATGTGCCGCATCGTGTTGCGGTACGAGGTGTACGGGAACCGCGGTTGGCCGTTCGCCATCTGGAAGAGTTGGCGCACCGCGAACCCGAGCGGCAGCCCCGGGATCTTGTCCATCCATCCGACGAGCTTGCGGATCTTGAACCACGAGTACCCGGCGAGCCACTCGTCCGCGCCCTCGCCGGTCAGAGCAACCTTGTACCCCTGCTGGTGGACCGAGCGCGCGAGGTGGAGCAACCCCAGGCACGACGTATCGATGACCGGGAACTCGGCCGCCGCGATCAGCTCCGGATAGCCCGCGCGCAGCTCGTCGTGTCCGCAGTCCACCACGACCGGGTCGCACCCGAGGTGCTTCGCGACCTGGAGCGCCTCAGACTTCTCGTTGAGCTTCTTGTCGGTCACGGAGATAGTGAACGTCGGGATGGGGCGCCCCATCACCTTGTTCGCCATCGCGACGACGAGACTCGAATCGACGCCCCCGCTGAGGTACGACACCACCGGTACGTCGGCCCACACGCGGCGCTGGACGGCCTTGAACAGCACCTCCTCGAAGCCGTCT
This region of Gemmata massiliana genomic DNA includes:
- the asnB gene encoding asparagine synthase (glutamine-hydrolyzing), whose translation is MCGIAGMFDLSGQRPAPAGVVHAMARAIYHRGPDEDGYLERPGLHIANRRLSIVGLADGQQPIANEDKSVWTVFNGEFFDYKEKRAALESKGHVFRTHTDTELIPHSWEDHGADLLQHLRGQFAICVWDSRTNEVLLARDRSGICPLFYTVIKHDGSDWLLFSSEMKGLLASGLVERRADLQGLNHIFTFMAMPGPTTVFQGIKCLAPGRYLHFKLGQTTVEQATTQKTYWQITYPDRGHEDYGTDEKKLVDGFEEVLFKAVQRRVWADVPVVSYLSGGVDSSLVVAMANKVMGRPIPTFTISVTDKKLNEKSEALQVAKHLGCDPVVVDCGHDELRAGYPELIAAAEFPVIDTSCLGLLHLARSVHQQGYKVALTGEGADEWLAGYSWFKIRKLVGWMDKIPGLPLGFAVRQLFQMANGQPRFPYTSYRNTMRHMGGSNGWLDVYGLVSTNKLRFFTGAARDTLLARSPLEDLEISPDLYRWHPFNRQMYFGGRVMLPGHLLASKGDRIAMHSSVETRYAFLDEDVIAYMAKIHPRWKLRGVMNDKYIERKVAERWLPKEIAWRRKKMFRAPMDSWADTGGAGRGPDARPGESWIDQVLSPESIRKAGYFDPNAVESARQKLAKPGGGFARTSVEMGLTGVLATQLWHHLYLDGQLCSLESKVAKP
- a CDS encoding ABC transporter permease yields the protein MSYALQTLWHERSRYASGVLAVTFSAVLIALQCGLLLGLFKITSIPVDNTTADLWVGSTEVPSVDLGKPIPTSYVSRVAGMPGVTDVELYIAHFANFTKPVGGTELCYLLGSNLDEGAVGSPVVLSREQRDALTEPNSIIVDQSDVERLKLDTPDGKAKINGKEVKLVGTVRGLKSLAAPWVLCSTHTARHLLGFIMPAEHVTYLLAKCESPQQAKKVASELQNQYGTEMGAYTAEDFSLRSRWYWLRRTKAGIAIGYAALLGLFVGAVITAQTLYSATTASAREFAILLALGIPRWRISLMVLGQSFWVGLVGIVLAYPVCQGLRYAARQVGADVDLRWEVLLGTAVVTIGMALVSGIFALRSVRQIEPISLLR